Genomic DNA from Bacteroides zhangwenhongii:
CTCAAGCCATAACCAACTTGATAACGGAACATTCGAGTTATATCATAACGGTCGTAATTTCTTTCCGGACTCCGGAGTATGTTCATATATGAAAGAGGATGATGCAGAAGTAATGAAACTACGCAGATGGTTTCGGCAAACCAAAGCGCACAATACAATGGTACTGGGAAAATCTGAAGATCATGAAGATATCGGTGCAGAAAATATCAGCAAGGCAGAAGGCAAGTTACTACTAAAAGAAGAAAATGCCGACCAACAACTCATAGTTACCGAAAATCAAGGATACAATGATTTCAAACACCGCCGTGCTGTTTTTTATGTAAAACAACCGACCGAATTTTTCGTATTGGTAGATGAAGGATTTGGCACAGCAACCGGTTATGCAAAATTATATTTCCATCTTTGCGATGAAACATCTGTAAATAATGTTATTCTGGACAGTCAAGAGGCAGGCGCACATACTACCTTTGAAAACAATAACTTATTAATCCGAAGCTTTGGAAATCAGGCCATCACCCTAAAGCCTTTTGATGGACGGATATCTTATCAGACCGACAGAAAATACTCAACAAGAAAAGCCTATTCACTTGTTATGAAGAAACAAAGAAGTATCCCCGTGCGATACATTACCATACTATATCCGGTCAGTAAGGTTTCCAATCAAAAGATCAGTGCAAAATTTACTGATGACTCGTCAAACTCAAACCATGTTTCTATTGAAGTGACTATCAGTAATCAGGTATATCCACTAAGCTTTCAACTCAAACACTAAAAGTTATGCAAAAATATATTCAAGCAATTAGTTGGAATTTATTATTTTTATTCCTATTTTTGTTAGCAACCTGTAAATCTCTCGTTAACCTTATAAACACATAAATAGCACTATGAATATTCAACGCAGATACTATAACTGTATCCTTCTGCTTTTAATCTGCCTTTGTAGTGCGGATGTTTATTCTATGGATATCAAGCAGAATATAAATTGGCCTCAATTTATGAGTCAGCAGGATATGATATGGGAAAGATTACCGGAATATTGGTATGACTCAGCCTATCTAGGTAACGGCAGGTTGGGAGTAATGATCTACAAAGAACCGGATAAAAACTATATACGCCTGGAAACAGGAAACTGTGATGTACACGATCATCGTGCAAAAAGAGATGTATTTGGAATTCCCCGACTACTTACCGGGCATTTTGCTTTACACCCTAAAGGAGAAATAATCAGCGGCAAGATGCGTCTTGATCTTTGGAACGCAGAGGCTTCAACCGAAATCACCACTACGAAAGGAATTATCCATCTACAAACTTTCGTTCATGCTGATGATATGATCATCGTAGTTAAAGCAACTACCGAAGGAGACGAACATGACTTTCGATGGGAATGGATAGCTGCTGAAGCCAACAGCCCGCGTTATCTATTATTCAAAAGGCAAGGAAAAACGAATAAGATCCCCGAAGGTTATGAACTCAATCCTTCCCCTACTAACAGCAAAGAAAATGAGATAAACTTATCTATACAAGAATTATTGGCAGGAGGAGAAACAACCGTAGGATGGCAAGAGACAAAAACGTCTCCACAAGAAAGAATCTTATGGATAAATCTTACACACACTTATCCACAAAGTACTTCAAAAAAGATTTGTAAAGCAGAAATACGCCAAGCTATACGTAAAGGTTATGCAGCACTTCAAAACGCTCATCGGCAATGGTGGAACTCTTATTATCCCGCTAGTTTCATCAGCTTACCGGATGCAAAGAAAGAAAATTTCTACTGGATTCAAATGTATAAACTAGCCTCAGCTACTCGTGGCGAACGGGCATTAATAGATAACACCGGTCCGTGGTTATCTGAAACACCGTGGCCAAATGCTTGGTGGAACCTCAACGTGCAACTCACCTACTGGGCACTGAATGCTTCCGACCATTTGGATTTAGCCGCATCTCTAGAGAATGCACTCTATAATCACATTGACCAACTACGCTTGAACATACCTGCCGCATATCGTCACAACTCATTGGGCATAGGTGTTGCTTCAAATTTGGAATGCATGACGACCACTGTAGGAATTCCCGGTAAAGGAAAAGCACAAGTGGGGCTTCTTCCTTGGGCCTGCCATAATCTTTGGCTTATTTATCGTCATAAAATGGATGATGAAGTTTTGCGTAACAAATTGTTCCCGCTATTAAAAGGGGCTATCAATTACTATCTTCATTTTATCCAAAAAGGAGAAGACGGCAAATATCATCTACCTGAAACTTATTCTCCCGAATATGGTGTAACGGAAGACTGTAACTTTGACCTTGCATTATTATATTGGGGTTGTCAGACCTTATTGGAGTCAGCACAGCGATTGCAGATTCAAGATCCACTAAATTCAACCTGGAAAGATGTATTGGATAATCTCACTCCGTATCCGATGGATGAAAATGGGTTACTTATTGGAAAAGACACACCTTATGCTTTCTCCCACAGGCATTATTCACACTTGCTTTCCATCTATCCTTTATACCTTATTAATAAGGAGCAACCAAACAATACCCGACTTATAGAGAAATCATTAGCCTTTTGGCAAAGTAAACCGAAAGCTCTTTTAGGTTACTCATGTACAGGTGCATCCTCTATATCTTCCGCTATTGGAAAAGGAAACGAGGCTCTATCCTATCTAAATAAATTATTTGGCAAGTTCCTTAGTTCGACCACTATGTATAAAGAAAGCGGCCCGGTTATCGAGACGCCACTATCAGGTGCACAATGTATACATGATATGTTAATACAAAGTTGGGGGGGAAACTCCGTATTTTCCCTGCACTGCCGGACGTTTGGAAGGATGTCTGCTTCTCCGGTTTACGCACAGAAGGAGCATTCAAAGTATCTGCCAACAGAAAGGATGGGAAAACACTGTTTATCCACATCAAAAGTCTTACAGGAGAACCATGTATCGTAACTACCGACATCGTTAATCCCATATTCAAAGGGAAACGGACGTTTACTGTACAAGCCACCACCAACGATACGTATCAAATTGATTTAAAGAAAGGAGAAGAGGTCTTGATCTATCCTCAAGGAAAGATTCCGGACTTCATAATCTCTCCCATTCCACCTGTTTCCAAAAATCACTTTGGACTAAAAAACGTCCAAACCAACACCTAAAAATGTACAAAAGCCTTCCTCTATATATGTATGAGAAGGTTACATTATGACATACAAAAGACCTATTTTCAAGTCATAAACAGTTTTTTTGAACAGAAATAGCATATGATTCAACAAAACTAATATCAAAAAAACATTTTTGAACAAAGCCTGAACAACTTCGGCTAATCGTTATATATAAAGAGATTACATTTGCAAACAGTAAAATATAACTTTTAATAATTAAAACCTAATAAAGTATGAAGAACATCTTCTTTATTTGCGTGTTCTCACTGATTGCATTTACAGGATGCACAGATGACGACGAACTCTACAAAAACAGTGGAAAAGATTCTGCCGAGGAGGAAACTAGTTTCCCTAACGAAGAAATTGATCAACGTTTATTTGAAGTTATCAATTTAGATTATCCTGGCTTGGAGCAAGTAAAAAATTGGTATGAAACTGGTAACTATTACTCTGCATCCAAAGCTCTACTCGAATATTATAGAGGTAGAATTGGCATCATTAACCCTTATGTATCCTTAAACTCTATTACAACAAAGCAAGCAAGATATGCAGAATTAGCATTAGCAGAAAATAATTATCGTTTTTATGTTAATGATAATTATGTAGAAGAAAAAGATCTTGGAAATGGTAAAGAAAAAGTTCCCTATAGCTTAAAGTCAGGAAAAGAGATCAATTGGGAATTTATTCCTAAAGATGCTGATAACGAATATCGCAAGCAGTTGCATCGACACAATTGGATTCCATTTCAGGCTATGGCATATCAAAAAACCCAAGATGAAGCATATATGTTGGGATGGAAAGATGTATATTCAGATTGGGTATCCAAATTCCCAAAAACAGAAACCGTTGTAGATGAATTTGCATGGTGGCAATTACAAGTATCCACACGTCTAATGGGGCAAGCACAAGCATTTGAATATTTCAAGTTTTCATCCAATTTCACACCCCAATGGCTTTCTTTCTTTTTAGTTCACTTCTCAGAACATGCCGATTTTTTACTAAAAAACCGCTATAAAGATGAAAACAATATTCTATTTAGCCAAATAATCTCAATGGTATTTGCCGGAACTTTATTTCCTGAATTTAAGGATGCTCCTCAATGGCAAGCAGAAGGTTGTAGAATCATTAATGAGCAACTTGAAAAACAATTCTTACCGGACGGAATGCTTAGTGACCTTTCTTTGCATTACCATATAGGTATATTAGACGAACTTTATAACCTTAAAAGACTTATCCAGGAGAATCATCTACCGGAAAACTTACTCACTTCTAAACTTGACCAAATTTTAGAGAAAGCAACTGAAATAGTTATGCATTTTACCTATCCCAATTATTTTGAGGCAAGCAGTAATGACTATTGCACATCGGCATTCAATGATTCGTGGATGAAAACAGAAAGTGTATTAGAGAAAAACTTTAAGAAATACGCTGAAATGTTCCCCAATAATCAAGAATTAGCGTGGATGGCAACTCGTGGTGGACAAGGACATGCACCAAGCGCAGGAATAAAAGTTTTCGAGAACTCCGGACACTATATTCTACGAAATGGATGGGATAAAACTTCAACTATGCTAATACATAGTAATAACTATTCAAATGAAAAGATGGATATATGGAGTCACAATCAACCGGATAACGGAACATTTGAATTATATCATAATGGGCGTAACTTTTTCCCTGATTCCGGAGTATCTTCTTATGTAGGTACTGGAACTCCTAATAATATTCGCAGTTGGTTCCGTCAAACAAAATCGCATAACACAATGATTCTAAGCAATAAAGAAGCAGAAGACAATGATGAACCTAATGCAAAAAGATATGGAGATGAAGATATCAAAAACACCTTAGGTAAATTAATTCGTAAAGGTGAAACTAATCAATATCAGTTTATTGCTACTGAAAATCAAGGATACGATAACTTTACTCATAGACGTTCCATCTTCTTTGTCACACCCAAAGAAAAGCCATTCTTTGTAATAGTAGATGAAGGTATAGGAACAGCAACTGGATTCAGCAAACTATATTTCCACCTCTGTGATGATAAAACGGAAGAATCTGTTTCCTTAGATACAGATAACTACGGAGCACATACAACATTCGATGATAATAACAACTTATTCATACGTAGCTTTGGAAATGTAAATATCACACAGAATGAAGTTAAGGGATATATTTCTTACGATACCAAAGGGAAATTCCTTGCCCGTAAAGCCTATTCACTCGTAATGAAAAAAACAGCAGATAGACCAGTACGTTATATAACCGTTATATATCCCATTTCAAACGAAACACCTGACATCTCAGCTACATTCACAGATATTGAGGAATCTATTGAAGATGCTGTAAAATTAGAGGTTACGGTAAATGATCAGACATATGAATTAGGATACACTAAATAATCAACCTATAATAATAACTAATACTGATATAAAATGAGTCTAAGAAAATTAACATTTAGTTTTTTGGCGATTCTAATAGTTACAGTTTCACCGCTGTTCTATGCTTCTTGTTCTGATACAGAAACAACAGACTCGTCCAACTTCGCACTTTATTATACAGGATTGACCAACATAGCTCCGTCTATGACCGGAACAATCAGTAAACCTACATACAAAGGTAGTGCCCCTTCTGATTTTACAATTACCGGTATCACACTTAACAATGAAGTGTATACAGGAAATTGTTTTCAGATTGATTCTGAAACTGGAGTAATTTCTGTGCAAAACACAGAAAACGCAACTAAAGGACATTACAAAATCTCCATCTCGTGCGTATCTGGAGGGACTCGATATGAATATAAAGATATTGTAATTGTTAAATTATTAGCATCCGCTCCCAAAAGCGTAATAATCACTCCTAAATTAATACAGGCTGATTACGGAGATATCATCAATAAAAATAGTGAAATTGATATGCCTATAGCCCAAATAACAACAACTGGTGAAGAACATATCTCCATCAGTTCATACACAGTTTCTGATGTATTCAAAATCACCAATGAGAATACAGAAGAACCTGTTTACGAATTAGTAACAACAGAAGGTATTAAAGAATGTTTCAGTATCTCTCAAGAAGGAGAATTCACTATTGTACAAGATGAAAAATCAAAAATTTTAGAACCAGGTGCTTTATATGCAGTTAGTATTCTATTATCAACCCGTACAAATGAATATTTGTTGGATGAGAAAAATAGTATTAACATTAAAGTAACATCTAAACCACTTAATTTCTTCTATGATCCCGCAGAAGGAGAATTAGAAGAAGAAAGTACAGCTACGCCAGAAGGAACAACTTTCGAATCGGTACTTCCAACATATCAGGGAGCCACAGATGGATTAAAATTTAGCATTTATACAATCGAACCTGCCATCGAACAAGAAGTTATTAAAATTAATGAAAATACAGGTAAACTATATGTAGAAGCTGGACATGGATTACAAAAAGGAACAACCTATAAGATTAGTGTATGTGCAAGAAATATGTACAATGAAGAAGGAGAGATAGGAACAGTTATTGAAAATGCCTATTCTTTAAAAACAGTAGCATTTATCGCAAAATTTGATCAATTTTATTATGAAAATGAAACAAATACAATTGAAAGAATGGAACTTGGTCCATCATACACTATAGAGCCAACTATAGTCGGTGGAGGTGAAAACATTAAATATACACTTATTGAATGTGAACCAGAGTTACAAAAAAACATTGAATTTAATACAACGACAGGCGCTATCACTATGAAAGAGGGAAATAAATTAGTGATAAATGATGAGGGTAAAGACTCTTATACGATGAAAGTCAAAGTTGCTAACTCAAAATATGAAAAAGAAGCCAATATAACTTTCAAACTAACTCAAAATATAGATAGGATTACATACATTCATTGTGGTAATAATTTAGATACAAACGGTAATGCATTACCGGGTATTCAATACGAAAATCAATTTAGATTCAATAGTGAAAATGATATGAATAAAACTTTCACTATAAAAACCAATGCTTATCCTAATGCTAAGATTACATTTAAATACGAAAAACTTTCTACATCAGTAAATGCGAATATTTCTAATAATGAAATTACATTCTCTGGTTGGAAAGGAGATGCAGCCACATCCAATATCGGAATTATCACTGCAACAGTGAATGATAAGACAGAACTTAAAGTCCCTGTTTTCTTCCATTTCAACAATTGGACAAAATACAATCAAGATAATGTCAAAATCGAATATTATCCCTTTGTGTTACACGTTAATCCACATAAAGGAGGAATATCAACATCTCCTAAAATAATCCTTAAAGGAGAACCTGACAGTGAACTTTCAGGTGATGTACGTAAGAAGTTCTTATTGGAATATCGTAGAAACTTCAACTACTACAATTTTGGAGGCAATCATACTAATGGCATACCTTATGACAAAAACGACCCCAATAAAATCTCACCATTCATGGCTCATTTATGGCAAGCTTGTGGACAAAAAAATAATGCAAACAAACCACCGATGGCATTTTTCACAAACAGTGGCTACAAAGATAATAGTTCTCAATCCTTAGGTTATGTAATTAATTACAATCCGAATACTATAGAATACAAAAACCATGAACATTCAGTGAATATCATTAAAGATATGTGGAAAGATAGCGAGGGATACGCTAATGGATTTATGGCAGCAGAAATGACTTTCTGTACTGATGGTATAATAGGAAATGTTAACGGTGGGGGTAAAGCAACACCACTAATCATTTGGTTCGATGAAAATTACGAAGAGTAAAACTAATAATCTAATAATTATGCACAATATAATAACCAAAACAATTAGCCATAGAGGGTTCATCACCCTCTTGGCTCTGGTCATGTCAATTAGTCTGTATGCCCAGAATTTAGTTAAAGGAACAGTTGTAGATGAAACTGATCTTCCGTTAATTGGAGCAACTGTTTTAATAAAAGGAAATAGTGGAGGAACAATTACTGATATTGATGGTAATTATTCTATCAATGCCCAAAAAGGAAATATCATTGTGGTTTCCTATATCGGATATAAAACACAGGAAGTGAAATATACCGGTCAGCAAAGAGTAAACATAAAAATGGTACCAGATAATCAAGCATTAGATGAAGTAGTTGTAGTAGGTTACGGCTCTATGAAACGTAGTGACTTGACTGGTTCTGTTGCTTCGGTAGCAGCAAAAGATGTTGCAGGTTTCCAAAGTAGTTCTGTCATTGGAGCTTTAGGAGGTCAAATTGCCGGTGTACAAATCACTCAATCTGATGGTGGTCCTGGTTCCGGTTTCAATATCAATATTCGTGGTGTCGGTACAATGACCGGAGATGCTTCTCCTCTACTCATTGTAGATGGATTCGAAGTAGATAATATTGATAATATTGCCAACTCAGATATTGAGTCTATGGAATTTTTGAAAGATGCTTCTTCTTCTGCTATTTATGGTGCACGTGCAGCTAATGGTGTTGTAATGATCACTACTAAATCAGGAAAAATCGGAAGACCCACAGTTACATATAACGGTTCTGCCAGCTATCGTAAAATTACTAAAAAGCTAGACCTCCTCAACCCTTATGAATTTGTAAAATTACAAGGGGAAATTAATGAGAAGTATCCGGATACATATTATAAAGTGGGAAATGATGATGATGGTATTCCATATCGTTATCAATCATTAGAAGATTATATCGGTCAAAGCGGAGTAGATTGGCAGGATGAAACATTCAATCCTACTTGGTCACAAGATCATAACCTTTCAATCACAGGTGGAGACGAAAAAACCACATACTCTCTTTTGTTCACACGTTACAATGAAAACGGTATTTTCAACAACAGTGGATTTGACAGAACAACAGCTAAGTTTCGTTTAAAACAAAAACTTACCAAGAAACTATCGTTTGATGCAACTATGAACTACGCACAAACAAATAGAAGAGGAGTTGGAACAACAGCAGACAGCGGACGTTTTAATATGTTGGCACAAATTTTAAGTGCACGTCCTACCGGTGGTCTTAAATTGACAGATGAAGAATTACTAGCTTCTGCAATCGACCCGGTAATGCTAGAAGATGGAAGTAGTTTAGCGCAAGTAAACCCTGTAAGACAAACAGAATCTGTAACCAATAAAAAAAGAGCTGAAATGTGGTCAGCTAATGTTTCCTTAAACTGGGAGATTATTAAAGGACTGACTTTCAGAACAGCAGCCACTTATAACACAACAAACAATCGTATAGACAAATTCTATAAAGACGGTTCGAAGGAAGCATTCCGTAATGGACAAAAGCCTTATGGAGATACTCAAATGGGACGCGATTTGCGTTGGACAAATTCTAACCAATTGACATGGAAGCAAAAAATCAACAAGAAAAACAGCTATGACATCATGCTAGGACATGAAATTGCTTACCGTAGCAGCGAATATCTATTAGGACAGGCAATGGACTTTCCCGTTGATTATTTAGGTAATAACAATTTAGGACTGGGGGCTACCCCAAGCAAAGTCGTTACGGACTTTGGCGACAAAAAGTTATTGTCTTTCTTTGCACGTGGTAATTACAACTATGACAATCGCTACTTACTAACAGCTACAGTACGTGCTGATGGTTCTACAGTATTTTCAAAGAAAAACAAATGGGGTTTCTTCCCTTCATTCTCTGCTGCATGGCGTGTATCAGAAGAAGCCTTTATGAAAGATATCGAATGGGTGTCTAATTTCAAAGTACGCTTTGGATGGGGTATCGTTGGTAACGACCGAATCTCTAATTATCTCTCACTTGATTTGTATCAAAACAACAGATATGGCGTTGGTAACAGTTTAGTAACTGTACTTACTCCTAAACAAATTAAGAATCAAGATTTGAAATGGGAAGGTTCATCAAGTGTCAATTTAGGAGTAGACTTAGGTTTCTTTGATAACCGTTTAAACTTTACAGCAGATTTCTTCATCAAAAACACAAAAGATTTGCTGTTAGCTCAAGAATTAGCACATGTCACCGGACATAGTACTCAATATCAAAATATTGGAAAAATACAAAACCGTGGTATAGAGTTAAATCTTAGCAGTACTAACATTCAGACGAAATCATTCACATGGAATACCAATTTCAATATTTCCTTCATTCGTAATGAACTAAAGTCATTAGAATCCGGTGCTAATTATAAAACAACTCGTTCCGGTTTTGACGGAAACTTTACACAAGATGATTATATAGCTATTGTGGGTTCATCATTAGGCTTGATTTACGGGTATGAATTTGATGGTATCTACCAAAGTTCTGACTTTTACATAGATGGATATACAGACGCGAACAATCCTAAATATATTTTAAAGGAAGGAGTAGTAAATAACACTCGCTATACTGATGCAGATGGTTTACGTCCTGGCGTTGTAAAATATAAAGATCAGAATGGTGATGGCATTATTACTTCGGAAGACCGTACAGTAATAGGTAACGCACTTCCTAAATGGTATGGTGGTATTACAAATACATTCAACTATAGAGGAATAGATTTAAGTTTCATGTTCCAGTTCAATTATGGGAATGACATCTATAATGCTACACGTTTGTATGCCACACAAACTAGAAATGGCCGTAGAAACATGATGGCAGAAGTAGCCGATCGTTGGAGTGAAACAAATGCATCTAATAAAGTACCTTCGGTTAAAGGTTATATAACAAATGATGTATATTCTCGTTTTGTAGAAGATGGTTCCTTCTTACGTTTGAAGAATGTTACTCTCGGATACACGTTACCGCATAAATGGACTAAGAAATTTTATGTATCTAAATTACGTGTTTACGCCAGTGGACAGAATCTATTCTGCATCAATGGATACAGTGGATATGATCCGGAAGTTAGTACGGCAGGAAGTAATCCTATGACACCAGGTTTAGACTG
This window encodes:
- the hepC gene encoding heparin-sulfate lyase HepC; the encoded protein is MKNIFFICVFSLIAFTGCTDDDELYKNSGKDSAEEETSFPNEEIDQRLFEVINLDYPGLEQVKNWYETGNYYSASKALLEYYRGRIGIINPYVSLNSITTKQARYAELALAENNYRFYVNDNYVEEKDLGNGKEKVPYSLKSGKEINWEFIPKDADNEYRKQLHRHNWIPFQAMAYQKTQDEAYMLGWKDVYSDWVSKFPKTETVVDEFAWWQLQVSTRLMGQAQAFEYFKFSSNFTPQWLSFFLVHFSEHADFLLKNRYKDENNILFSQIISMVFAGTLFPEFKDAPQWQAEGCRIINEQLEKQFLPDGMLSDLSLHYHIGILDELYNLKRLIQENHLPENLLTSKLDQILEKATEIVMHFTYPNYFEASSNDYCTSAFNDSWMKTESVLEKNFKKYAEMFPNNQELAWMATRGGQGHAPSAGIKVFENSGHYILRNGWDKTSTMLIHSNNYSNEKMDIWSHNQPDNGTFELYHNGRNFFPDSGVSSYVGTGTPNNIRSWFRQTKSHNTMILSNKEAEDNDEPNAKRYGDEDIKNTLGKLIRKGETNQYQFIATENQGYDNFTHRRSIFFVTPKEKPFFVIVDEGIGTATGFSKLYFHLCDDKTEESVSLDTDNYGAHTTFDDNNNLFIRSFGNVNITQNEVKGYISYDTKGKFLARKAYSLVMKKTADRPVRYITVIYPISNETPDISATFTDIEESIEDAVKLEVTVNDQTYELGYTK
- a CDS encoding SusC/RagA family TonB-linked outer membrane protein, whose translation is MHNIITKTISHRGFITLLALVMSISLYAQNLVKGTVVDETDLPLIGATVLIKGNSGGTITDIDGNYSINAQKGNIIVVSYIGYKTQEVKYTGQQRVNIKMVPDNQALDEVVVVGYGSMKRSDLTGSVASVAAKDVAGFQSSSVIGALGGQIAGVQITQSDGGPGSGFNINIRGVGTMTGDASPLLIVDGFEVDNIDNIANSDIESMEFLKDASSSAIYGARAANGVVMITTKSGKIGRPTVTYNGSASYRKITKKLDLLNPYEFVKLQGEINEKYPDTYYKVGNDDDGIPYRYQSLEDYIGQSGVDWQDETFNPTWSQDHNLSITGGDEKTTYSLLFTRYNENGIFNNSGFDRTTAKFRLKQKLTKKLSFDATMNYAQTNRRGVGTTADSGRFNMLAQILSARPTGGLKLTDEELLASAIDPVMLEDGSSLAQVNPVRQTESVTNKKRAEMWSANVSLNWEIIKGLTFRTAATYNTTNNRIDKFYKDGSKEAFRNGQKPYGDTQMGRDLRWTNSNQLTWKQKINKKNSYDIMLGHEIAYRSSEYLLGQAMDFPVDYLGNNNLGLGATPSKVVTDFGDKKLLSFFARGNYNYDNRYLLTATVRADGSTVFSKKNKWGFFPSFSAAWRVSEEAFMKDIEWVSNFKVRFGWGIVGNDRISNYLSLDLYQNNRYGVGNSLVTVLTPKQIKNQDLKWEGSSSVNLGVDLGFFDNRLNFTADFFIKNTKDLLLAQELAHVTGHSTQYQNIGKIQNRGIELNLSSTNIQTKSFTWNTNFNISFIRNELKSLESGANYKTTRSGFDGNFTQDDYIAIVGSSLGLIYGYEFDGIYQSSDFYIDGYTDANNPKYILKEGVVNNTRYTDADGLRPGVVKYKDQNGDGIITSEDRTVIGNALPKWYGGITNTFNYRGIDLSFMFQFNYGNDIYNATRLYATQTRNGRRNMMAEVADRWSETNASNKVPSVKGYITNDVYSRFVEDGSFLRLKNVTLGYTLPHKWTKKFYVSKLRVYASGQNLFCINGYSGYDPEVSTAGSNPMTPGLDWGAYPKSRVFTFGIDLQF
- a CDS encoding surface glycan-binding family protein, coding for MSLRKLTFSFLAILIVTVSPLFYASCSDTETTDSSNFALYYTGLTNIAPSMTGTISKPTYKGSAPSDFTITGITLNNEVYTGNCFQIDSETGVISVQNTENATKGHYKISISCVSGGTRYEYKDIVIVKLLASAPKSVIITPKLIQADYGDIINKNSEIDMPIAQITTTGEEHISISSYTVSDVFKITNENTEEPVYELVTTEGIKECFSISQEGEFTIVQDEKSKILEPGALYAVSILLSTRTNEYLLDEKNSINIKVTSKPLNFFYDPAEGELEEESTATPEGTTFESVLPTYQGATDGLKFSIYTIEPAIEQEVIKINENTGKLYVEAGHGLQKGTTYKISVCARNMYNEEGEIGTVIENAYSLKTVAFIAKFDQFYYENETNTIERMELGPSYTIEPTIVGGGENIKYTLIECEPELQKNIEFNTTTGAITMKEGNKLVINDEGKDSYTMKVKVANSKYEKEANITFKLTQNIDRITYIHCGNNLDTNGNALPGIQYENQFRFNSENDMNKTFTIKTNAYPNAKITFKYEKLSTSVNANISNNEITFSGWKGDAATSNIGIITATVNDKTELKVPVFFHFNNWTKYNQDNVKIEYYPFVLHVNPHKGGISTSPKIILKGEPDSELSGDVRKKFLLEYRRNFNYYNFGGNHTNGIPYDKNDPNKISPFMAHLWQACGQKNNANKPPMAFFTNSGYKDNSSQSLGYVINYNPNTIEYKNHEHSVNIIKDMWKDSEGYANGFMAAEMTFCTDGIIGNVNGGGKATPLIIWFDENYEE